The genomic window AGGCGGTCCTGGTCACGCGGGCCAATTGCCCGGATGATGCGCCCGATAATACCGGGGTCGCGTAGAAAGTTCTGGCCAAAACGTTTGCGCGCGCGGTGCTGCGGGACTTGAGACATTAAACAGGGTTCCAGAGGTTGATCATGTTAAAGCGAAGCCGGGAGCATTTTAGCGTCAGGAAGGTGGCGATGCATGTCGGCTGGCTGACTGGGTATCCGCCAGCTGGCGGGCCAGACGAATGGCCACTTTCAGGCTATCCGGTGATGCTGTGCCCTGCCCAGCCAGATCAAGCGCCGTACCGTGATCCACTGAGGTACGCACCATCGGCAGGCCCAGGGTGATATTGGCCGCATTGCCAAAGCCTGCATATTTCAGCACGGCCAGACCCTGATCATGATACATGGCCAGTACCGCATCGACCTCAGCCAGGTGGCGCGGGGTAAACAGCGTATCGGCCGGAAAGGGCCCGCGCACATCCAGCCCTTCTGCCTGGAGTGCCGCCAGGGTGGGAATAATGATATCCAGCTCTTCGAGGCCTAGGTGGCCGTCCTCACCGGCATGGGGGTTCAGGCCACACACCGCGATTCTGGGCGCCGCAATACCGAACTGGCGGGTCAAGTCGGCAGCCAGAATGCGGCTGACCCGGCGGATGCGTTCGGCGCTGATGGCATCGGCCACCGCTCGCAGCGGTAAGTGAGTGGTCACCAGCGCTACCCGCAGACTGCCATCATGTTGCCAATCGCTAGCGCGGGTATGCAGGGCATCATCCGTGGCCAGCAGCATTACCACTTCTTCCACCTCACAGGCATCGCGCAACCATTCGGTGTGGCCAGTGAAGTCCGTATACCCCCCCTCAATGATCACCCCCTTATGCAGCGGTGCGGTGGTCATGGCTGCTGCATGGCCGTTACGGCAGGCGTCTACGGCCATCTGCAGGGTATCTATCACATAACCGGCATTGGCGGCGTCCAGCACCCCAGGCTGGCAAGGTGCTCTCAGGGTACAGTGCCAGACGGCCAATACGCGATCGCCTTCAGGCACTGGGTCTCCAGGCTGGCAGACTATCAGCGTGACGGCTAACCCTAGCGCGTCAGCCCGAGCGGCGAGTAAATCGCGATCACCAATCACCACGCAGTTACTCGGCAGCTGGTTATAGGCCGCCAGCATCAGCACCAGTTCAGGGCCGATGCCTGCTGGCTCACCGCTGGTAACCGCGACGGGTAGCGCTGTTGAAGGCGCTGTTTGATCAACCATCAGAGCCGCTTTTCCACAAATGCCTGTTCACGAATCTCACGCTTCCAGGTATCCACTTCCTGGTTGGCACGGCGCTGGAAAATCGCCTGACGAACCTGTTCACGCACGTTTTCATTACTGGCTGACGAGCGCCGACGATCCAGCACTTCAATAATGTGGTAGCCAAACTGCGAACGCACCGGGGAGGAGAC from Halomonas sp. CH40 includes these protein-coding regions:
- the pdxA gene encoding 4-hydroxythreonine-4-phosphate dehydrogenase PdxA, which encodes MVDQTAPSTALPVAVTSGEPAGIGPELVLMLAAYNQLPSNCVVIGDRDLLAARADALGLAVTLIVCQPGDPVPEGDRVLAVWHCTLRAPCQPGVLDAANAGYVIDTLQMAVDACRNGHAAAMTTAPLHKGVIIEGGYTDFTGHTEWLRDACEVEEVVMLLATDDALHTRASDWQHDGSLRVALVTTHLPLRAVADAISAERIRRVSRILAADLTRQFGIAAPRIAVCGLNPHAGEDGHLGLEELDIIIPTLAALQAEGLDVRGPFPADTLFTPRHLAEVDAVLAMYHDQGLAVLKYAGFGNAANITLGLPMVRTSVDHGTALDLAGQGTASPDSLKVAIRLARQLADTQSASRHASPPS